Proteins encoded by one window of Salvia splendens isolate huo1 chromosome 5, SspV2, whole genome shotgun sequence:
- the LOC121805383 gene encoding DNA polymerase alpha catalytic subunit-like — MSDEEPSVSGRRRARGAVASARSEALERLKALRRGGRRDQDAAGFQIKMEQPIYDTVDEDEYEALVAKRREESKGFIVDDNGLGYGDEGQEEDWSIAGAALSSEESEGESERSKKKKSKKALNSDKEAAKKPSPLASAAALMGKQRISNMFTSSVFKKDIQKNVSCDSIVDDLIAEFAPDESDRERRRRANSTNLGSNKSSNMPVKIEKPSVSSYTGTIKEFHETSTGLGDVDFDPSEKCNSIIDEGSSPIDAEKALDAADMMRNEGTEERIETVKNKLLVSDCEGEKVEKKVYSLNAKLEEAKDPALSANVEWQALSAGIVDCKGTGTGLGGNQGSSEEKLDFEVESDGSLSFYILDAHEEIYGANAGNVYLFGKVKSGGTYHSCCAVVRNMQRCVYAVPFVSLIHKDEIIEREKEVEESRKSTEKDLEESQAALRAQLHKLASDLKAEITKELLQRNVSTFRMALVKRNYAFERTDIPHGENYFLKINYPFKDTPLPSDLKGNNFHALLGTHNSGLEMFLIKRKIKGPLWLSISKFSRRTTSQRVSWCKFEVTIDFAKDIHVSTSSKTVSEIPPVVVTAINLKTIINEKQNVNEIVSASVICCHRAKIDTPMDISDWTRPGMLSRFTVVRKLDGGIFPMGFTKEAADRNTKARSNVICYESSERALLNRLMIELHTLDSDVLVGHNISGFDLDVLLHRVQACRVPSNMWSKIGRLKRSAMPKLQKKGSSVFGSGASPGIMSCIAGRLLCDTYICSRDLLKEVSYSLSQLAKTQLDKVRKEINPHDIPKMFQSSGSLMELIEYGETDAWLSMALMFHLSVLPLTRQLTNISGNLWHKTLQGARAQRVEYLLLHSFHARKFIVPDKFSAQSKDTKTIKRKTSAGIESNENDPDDTNFDEAPEDSHGKTKKGPSYSGGLVLEPKKGLYDKYILLLDFNSLYPSIIQEYNICFTTVERSPDGSLPHLPSSNKIGVLPELLRNLVERRRMVKSWLKTATGPKVKQLDIQQQALKLTANSMYGCLGFSNSRFYAKPLAELTTFQGREILQSTVDLVQNTLNLEVIYGDTDSIMIYSGLDDIGKAKSIAGKVIQEVNKKYKCLEIDLDGLYKRMLLLKKKKYAAVKMQLKDGALVEVIERKGLDMVRRDWSVLSKELGDFCLSQILSGGSCDDVVEVIHNSLMKIQEEMRNGQIPLEKYVITKTLTKPPEAYPDSRSQPHVEVALRLKRSGYATGCSAGDAVPYVICCEQGTGSTSSVGIAQRARHPDELKKDNGNWIVDIDYYLAQQIHPVISRLCASIQGTSPARLADCLGLDSSKFQNKSIDSSSNDPSSLLSFVLDDEERYRGCEPLVLSCPSCSGTFGCSPILTSVCTYINTKPEDVQAGSDNFWHKLCCPKCPEGDAGKITPANIANQVKRQAERFVSIYYKGLMMCDDETCNYTTRGVNLRAQGDSERGTTCPNYPRCNGHLIRKYTEADLYRQLTYFCYTLDTVRCISKMEADKRLAVEKEVARIRPLVEMAASTVEKMRDRCAYGWLQLKDFVVLV, encoded by the exons CACTCCGCCGCGGCGGCCGCCGCGATCAGGACGCCGCCGGATTCCAGATCAAGATGGAGCAGCCGATCTACGACACCGTCGATGAAGACGAGTACGAGGCATTAGTCGCCAAGCGCCGCGAGGAATCCAAGGGTTTCATCGTCGACGACAACGGCTTAGGGTACGGCGACGAAGGCCAGGAGGAGGACTGGTCAATTGCCGGCGCCGCCTTGTCCTCCGAAGAATCCGAGGGGGAATCGGAGAggtcgaagaagaagaagagcaaAAAGGCTCTCAATTCGGATAAGGAAGCGGCGAAGAAACCTTCTCCGTTGGCCTCTGCTGCGGCGTTGATGGGTAAGCAGAGGATTTCTAATATGTTCACTTCGTCTGTGTTTAAGAAGGATATACAGAAGAATGTTTCGTGTGATAGCATTGTTGATGATTTGATTGCGGAGTTTGCGCCTGATGAGAGTGATAGGGAGAGGAGAAGGAGAGCCAATTCTACCAATTTAGGTTCGAATAAATCCAGTAATATGCCTGTGAAAATTGAGAAGCCTTCTGTAAGTAGTTACACTGGTACGATTAAGGAATTTCACGAGACTAGCACCGGCCTCGGTGATGTGGATTTTGATCCTTCTGAAAAATGTAACAGTATCATAGATGAGGGTAGTAGCCCCATTGATGCCGAGAAAGCACTGGATGCAGCTGATATGATGAGAAATGAGGGAACGGAGGAAAGAATTGAAACCGTGAAAAATAAGTTATTGGTTAGTGACTGTGAAGGGGAGAAGGTAGAGAAAAAGGTGTATTCTCTCAATGCAAAACTTGAAGAGGCAAAGGATCCAGCTCTGAGTGCTAATGTAGAGTGGCAAGCACTAAGTGCTGGTATTGTTGATTGCAAGGGGACTGGGACTGGGCTCGGAGGGAATCAGGGAAGCAGTGAGGAGAAATTGGACTTTGAAGTGGAGTCCGATGGATCTTTGTCTTTTTATATACTTGATGCTCATGAGGAGATCTATGGTGCTAATGCTGGGAATGTTTATCTCTTTGGAAAG GTCAAATCAGGAGGTACATACCATAGCTGTTGCGCAGTTGTGAGGAATATGCAGAGATGCGTGTATGCAGTCCCGTTTGTTTCTTTAATTCACAAGGATGAAATTATTGAGCGTGAAAAGGAAGTTGAAGAGTCACGAAAATCCACAGAGAAAGATCTAGAAGAGTCTCAAGCCGCTCTACGAGCTCAACTACAT aaGTTGGCGTCAGATCTGAAGGCTGAAATAACAAAGGAGTTATTGCAACGGAATGTCTCAACATTCAGAATGGCGCTTGTCAAG AGAAACTATGCATTTGAACGAACAGACATACCCCACGGAGAGAATTATTTTCTAAAGATCAATTATCCGTTCAAG GATACCCCACTTCCATCAGATCTCAAAGGGAACAACTTCCACGCTTTGCTTGGAACTCATAATAG TGGGCTGGAAATGTTTctaattaaaaggaaaataaaggGACCATTGTGGCTATCAATCTCAAAATTCTCCCGCCGCACAACTTCTCAACGA GTGAGCTGGTGTAAGTTTGAGGTTACTATTGATTTCGCAAAGGATATTCACGTTTCAACTTCATCAAAGACTGTCTCAGAGATTCCTCCAGTAGTGGTTACAGCTATAAATTTGAAAACTATTATCAATGAGAAGCAGAATGTAAATGAAATTGTCTCTGCATCTGTCATTTGTTGCCACAGGGCTAAG ATTGATACTCCTATGGATATCTCAGACTGGACCCGTCCAGGTATGCTTAGCCGTTTTACTGTCGTGCGCAAACTTGACGGAGGCATATTTCCTATGGGTTTTACTAAGGAGGCAGCTGACAGAAATACAAAGGCACGGTCAAATGTTATTTGCTATGAGAGCAG TGAAAGGGCTCTATTAAATCGTTTGATGATTGAGTTGCACACATTAGATAGTGATGTTCTAGTTGGGCACAATATATCTGGATTTGACCTGGATGTTCTTCTCCACAGAGTTCAG GCTTGCAGGGTTCCCAGCAACATGTGGTCTAAAATAGGCCGTCTTAAACGCTCTGCCATGCCCAAACTTCAGAAAAAGGGGAGTTCAGTATTCGGTTCAGGAGCAAGTCCAGGAATCATGTCCTGCATTGCTGGGCGTCTCTTATGTGATACATACATTTGTTCGCGGGACCTATTAAAAGAG GTGAGCTACTCCCTGTCACAACTAGCAAAAACACAGCTAGATAAGGTCCGTAAGGAAATTAATCCACATGATATCCCAAAGATGTTTCAAAGTTCTGGATCACTTATGGAACTT ATTGAGTACGGGGAAACAGATGCATGGTTATCGATGGCACTCATGTTCCATCTGAGTGTTCTTCCCTTGACACGTCAATTGACTAACATTAGTGGAAATCTTTGGCATAAAACTCTTCAG GGGGCAAGGGCTCAAAGAGTCGAATATCTTTTGCTGCATTCATTTCATGCCAGGAAGTTTATTGTTCCAGACAAGTTTTCTGCTCAATCCAAAGATACGAAGACTATAAAGCGTAAAACTAGTGCTGGCATCGAGAGCAATGAGAATGATCCTGATGACACAAATTTTGATGAGGCTCCAGAAGATTCTCATGGAAAGACCAAGAAGGGACCTTCCTATTCAGGTGGATTAGTGCTGGAGCCAAAGAAAGGACTCTATGacaaatatatattacttcTGGATTTCAACAGTCTCTACCCTTCTATTATTCAG GAATACAATATTTGCTTTACTACTGTTGAAAGATCTCCTGATGGATCGCTTCCCCACCTGCCCTCTAGTAACAAAATTGGAGTACTACCAGAG TTGCTTAGGAATTTGGTCGAGAGAAGAAGAATGGTAAAATCATGGTTAAAAACAGCAACCGGTCCCAAAGTTAAACAACTCGACATACAGCAGCAAGCTCTAAAGCTGACTGCCAAcag CATGTACGGGTGTCTGGGATTCTCCAACTCAAGATTCTATGCAAAACCCTTAGCAGAACTAACAACATTTCAA GGAAGGGAGATTTTACAGAGCActgttgatcttgtacaaaaTACTCTAAACTTAGAG GTTATTTATGGAGACACGGATTCAATTATGATATATAGTGGACTTGATGATATTGGAAAAGCTAAATCGATAGCGGGGAAGGTCATTCAGGAG GTGAACAAGAAATATAAGTGCCTTGAGATTGATCTTGATGGCTTGTACAAAAGAATGCTTTTGCTCAAGAAGAAGAAATATGCAGCCGTCAAAATGCAATTGAAGGATGGTGCATTGGTTGAG GTCATTGAGCGTAAAGGTCTTGATATGGTTCGCCGTGACTGGAGTGTGCTGTCTAAGGAATTAGGAGATTTTTGTCTCAGTCAGATATTATCTGGCGG TTCCTGTGATGATGTTGTTGAAGTTATACACAACTCCCTCATGAAG ATACAAGAGGAAATGAGGAATGGACAAATACCACTCGAAAAATATGTGATCACAAAGACACTAACCAAACCACCTGAAGCATATCCTGATTCCAGAAGTCAGCCTCATGTAGAG GTAGCACTTAGACTGAAGAGAAGTGGTTACGCGACTGGTTGTTCTGCTGGAGATGCTGTACCTTATGTCATTTGCTGTGAGCAG GGAACTGGTTCTACTTCGTCAGTTGGAATCGCCCAGCGGGCAAGACATCCTGACGAACTGAAAAAGGACAATGGAAACTGGATAGTTGACATTGATTATTACCTAGCCCAGCAG ATTCACCCCGTAATATCTCGTCTATGTGCATCGATTCAAGGTACAAGTCCAGCGCGTTTGGCTGATTGTTTGGGGCTTGACTCATCAAAG TTCCAGAATAAATCAATTGATTCTTCCAGCAACGATCCATCCAGCTTGCTATCATTTGTATTGGATGATGAAGAGAG ATATCGTGGTTGTGAACCTTTGGTTTTATCGTGCCCAAGCTGCTCGGGCACCTTTGGATGCTCGCCAATATTGACCTCAGTTTGTACATATATCAATACCAAGCCAGAAGATGTGCAAGCAGGATCTGATAATTTCTGGCACAAATTGTGCTGTCCAAAGTGCCCAGAAGGAGATGCTGGGAAAATAACTCCTGCCAACATAGCTAACCAG GTGAAACGACAAGCCGAAAGATTTGTCTCGATATATTACAAGGGCCTGATGATG TGTGATGATGAAACTTGCAACTACACTACACGCGGTGTGAACCTTCGTGCACAAGGGGATTCCGAGAGAGGAACGACTTGTCCAAACTATCCTCGCTGTAATGGACACCTCATCAGAAAG TACACGGAAGCAGATCTATATAGACAGCTGACATACTTTTGCTACACGTTAGACACGGTGCGCTGCATTAGCAAG ATGGAGGCGGATAAGAGATTGGCCGTGGAGAAAGAAGTAGCAAGAATCCGGCCTCTGGTTGAAATGGCAGCGTCGACAGTTGAGAAGATGCGCGATAGATGCGCTTACGGATGGCTTCAGCTCAAAGACTTTGttgttttagtttag
- the LOC121804108 gene encoding uncharacterized protein LOC121804108, which produces MDASDRRIDRGETTRRPERDPTYFSDEGDGEGYYSQGDVWPADEEGPPVFNHDRRVRGGVFRRRRGAGRDLPRREAASGTGAYHTYTAPRPRTSWDRPADRGATELERCFREYRHPTSWDSPLLRTNTTGGRTDRPKDLSMKAPRFDGSDATNWISRVEYYFDHLQMPDYERLHYVVMLFQPPAAEWIFNYRENNPVVTWREFLEDVRHRFDPQSLRNCIGPLSKLVQTGSVAEYHDAFERYLNRVRGLSEEALIPIFITGLKEPIQEKVELQQPGSLAEAMALALRLAVSHEERHPPHSRGKWNGRDHRASTVTPIAQPGQPDQSARDPPRPSFRPIRVSNAEKAERSRKGLCYHCPERWVPGHVCKQKMLSYVGEEDGDNVVDDSDGSEECETLITADLSHLHTLAGGSKGRPFNVVGNIAETTTSILIDTGSTHDFLHPRVASQLHLPLTPIRPFRVYVGNGASLVCSYIARRIKLSIQGVDFLIDLHVMEIHGPDIVLGMDWLESLGKVSADFVGKTLEFSKNGGRVMLRGVQPSPRLISLQSLALLTAHSSSHEFYEIIQIDAEAVGAGTTTVEDFPPDTSPDVRLVLEQFRPVFVVPMRMPPRRDFDHRIHLLPDSKPVNVRPYRYPYFQKNEIERQVREMLEQGIIQRSHSPFSSMVLLIRKKDGTFRFCIDYRALNLATVPDHFPIPTADELFDELGKAQFFTKLDLRSGYHQIRMHDADVFKTAFRTHDGHFEFLVMPFGLTNAPSTFQAAMNKIFEPLLRKCVIVFFDDILIYSPTLEEHCSHLLEVLT; this is translated from the coding sequence ATGGATGCGTCGGACAGACGGATCGATCGGGGGGAGACGACACGCCGCCCTGAGCGAGACCCTACATATTTTTCCGACGAGGGGGACGGTGAGGGATATTATTCGCAAGGAGATGTTTGGCCGGCGGACGAGGAGGGACCCCCGGTTTTCAACCACGACAGGCGTGTCCGTGGTGGGGTTTTCCGCCGGCGTAGGGGAGCTGGTCGCGACTTACCCAGGCGCGAGGCTGCCTCTGGCACGGGGGCTTATCATACATACACTGCCCCACGGCCTCGTACGAGCTGGGATAGACCGGCGGATCGCGGGGCAACGGAACTAGAGAGGTGTTTCCGGGAATACCGCCACCCGACATCGTGGGATTCTCCTTTGCTTCGCACGAATACGACGGGAGGCAGAACTGACAGACCAAAGGACCTCTCCATGAAGGCGCCTCGTTTCGACGGGTCTGACGCGACAAATTGGATTTCCAGGGTTGAGTATTATTTCGACCATTTGCAGATGCCGGATTATGAACGCCTTCACTACGTGGTGATGCTTTTTCAACCACCAGCGGCCGAGTGGATCTTTAACTACCGGGAGAATAACCCTGTGGTGACGTGGCGGGAGTTTTTGGAGGATGTGCGACACAGGTTTGATCCACAGAGCTTACGCAATTGTATCGGGCCGTTGTCTAAATTGGTGCAGACAGGTTCAGTCGCAGAATATCACGACGCGTTTGAACGGTATCTAAATCGGGTACGGGGCCTATCTGAGGAGGCGTTGATTCCGATTTTCATAACGGGCCTCAAGGAGCCGATACAGGAGAAGGTGGAGTTACAACAGCCGGGTTCGCTGGCGGAGGCGATGGCTTTGGCCTTGCGGCTGGCTGTGTCTCATGAGGAGAGACATCCCCCACATTCCCGCGGCAAGTGGAATGGCCGTGATCACAGGGCGTCGACCGTGACCCCGATCGCCCAGCCTGGCCAACCTGACCAATCGGCACGGGATCCCCCACGCCCCAGCTTCAGGCCAATTCGAGTCTCCAACGCGGAGAAGGCAGAACGTTCACGAAAGGGATTGTGTTACCACTGCCCAGAACGGTGGGTCCCGGGACATGTGTGCAAACAGAAAATGCTATCTTATGTGGGCGAGGAGGATGGTGACAATGTGGTTGACGACTCGGATGGCAGTGAGGAATGTGAAACCCTTATCACCGCCGACTTGTCGCATCTTCATACCTTGGCGGGAGGCAGTAAGGGTCGCCCATTTAATGTTGTGGGAAATATCGCGGAGACAACGACCAGCATTCTCATTGACACGGGTAGCACACATGATTTTCTTCACCCCAGGGTGGCGAGCCAATTACACTTACCACTGACTCCTATACGGCCGTTTCGTGTTTATGTGGGCAACGGTGCGTCTTTGGTGTGCTCATACATTGCGCGTCGAATCAAGCTTTCCATTCAAGGAGTCGATTTCCTCATTGATTTACATGTTATGGAGATCCACGGACCTGATATTGTcctgggaatggattggctcgAGTCATTGGGCAAAGTCTCGGCCGATTTTGTAGGAAAGACGCTAGAGTTTAGCAAGAATGGGGGTCGCGTGATGTTGCGCGGGGTCCAGCCCTCACCGCGTCTCATCTCCCTGCAGTCTTTGGCCCTGCTAACGGCCCATTCATCGTCTCATGAGTTTTACGAGATTATTCAGATAGACGCAGAGGCAGTTGGTGCGGGGACGACGACGGTTGAGGATTTTCCGCCGGATACTTCCCCTGATGTCCGACTGGTTTTGGAGCAGTTCAGGCCGGTCTTCGTTGTACCGATGAGAATGCCCCCGCGGCGAGATTTTGATCACCGCATTCATCTCCTTCCTGACTCTAAACCAGTCAATGTGCGGCCTTACCGTTATCCCTACTTTCAGAAGAACGAGATTGAGCGACAGGTGCGGGAGATGCTCGAGCAGGGGATAATTCAGCGAAGCCACAGTCCATTTTCTTCCATGGTGCTCCTTATACGGAAGAAGGATGGGACTTTCAGATTCTGCATTGATTACCGGGCTCTGAACCTGGCAACGGTCCCGGATCATTTTCCCATCCCGACTGCGGACGAACTGTTTGACGAGCTCGGCAAAGCTCAATTTTTTACTAAATTGGATTTGCGTTCGGGCTACCATCAGATCCGCATGCATGACGCGGATGTCTTCAAGACGGCTTTTAGAACCCACGACGGCCATTTTGAGTTCTTGGTTATGCCGTTTGGCCTCACTAATGCCCCTTCGACTTTTCAGGCAGCAATGAACAAAATATTCGAGCCTCTACTACGGAAGTGTGTTATCGTCTTCTTCGACGACATTCTTATTTACAGCCCAACGTTAGAGGAGCACTGCTCTCATTTGCTAGAAGTGCTGACGTAA